The Seleniivibrio woodruffii genome window below encodes:
- a CDS encoding methyl-accepting chemotaxis protein, with product MMNAQKGYRLSLKHKMAIATVIIIAFTIFGTIVFESIKLHMVEKSLNRYMNYLKDMIYMSTFDALKKGNMMTFNNLIEEIGKYEDVTEFSLVQPDGTISYSSQQELVKTKKDPSILTDKEDMHPEDDNNVYLFPVKTIGYCLRCHTDWEEGSINSYYYVKLSRKSLNNVQSMSLISDIFVMLSGALLIFCIYFLVTRLVIRNVGKLQDTIVQASENLDLSLESDIKSNDEMGEISDRYNKFMHIIGTDILHTFKSISNIMEQVLPLTLTTMQIKQMNNETMRLAGEVAAASEEISTTVRDSAENISDSSVKAEHTLMMSKEGLAVMQETTAISTEVGGIVNVLATEMTELLNSSREVGDIVMVITDITEQTNLLALNAAIEAARAGEAGRGFSVVADEVRKLAEKTNESASNISTVVKAMQGKVQNAVDKAEDMMSKVNVQLSKVNEANEKFATIQSSVEDLSSIMTHISSSVQQQSAAMTQIAANIDEVARMSDANSGGIDTMVGGVETVVGLLDESEKELKKFTLQSAVLPIIHAKVSHVLMMKNIYHGAMYKQPINIPGYDSCEFTAFYRGTGRETFGSDPYYSEIDSVHRNLHDQAERMKSRIARGENVTDDLNSLQQETEKLISLMNGLIERYI from the coding sequence ATGATGAACGCACAGAAGGGATACCGCTTGTCACTCAAGCATAAAATGGCCATCGCAACGGTGATAATCATCGCTTTCACCATCTTCGGAACAATAGTCTTCGAAAGCATCAAACTGCACATGGTGGAAAAATCACTCAACAGATATATGAACTACCTCAAGGACATGATATACATGTCCACCTTCGACGCCCTGAAAAAAGGGAACATGATGACCTTCAACAACCTTATCGAGGAGATAGGCAAGTATGAGGATGTCACCGAGTTCTCTCTGGTGCAGCCCGACGGAACCATCTCCTATTCATCTCAGCAGGAACTGGTGAAAACCAAAAAAGATCCGTCAATCCTCACCGACAAAGAGGACATGCACCCCGAGGACGACAACAACGTATACCTGTTCCCCGTTAAAACAATCGGCTACTGCCTCCGCTGTCACACCGACTGGGAGGAAGGCTCCATCAACTCCTACTACTATGTCAAGCTGAGCCGCAAATCCCTGAACAACGTTCAGAGTATGTCGCTGATATCGGATATTTTCGTTATGCTGAGCGGCGCACTGCTGATATTCTGCATCTACTTCCTTGTGACCCGTCTGGTCATCCGGAACGTGGGCAAGCTTCAGGACACAATAGTGCAAGCATCGGAGAACCTTGACCTGAGTCTGGAATCGGACATTAAGTCAAACGACGAAATGGGCGAGATATCCGACCGCTACAACAAGTTCATGCATATCATCGGCACGGACATTCTGCATACTTTCAAGTCCATTTCGAACATAATGGAACAGGTGCTCCCGCTGACACTGACCACAATGCAGATCAAGCAGATGAACAACGAAACAATGAGACTGGCGGGCGAAGTCGCCGCCGCCAGCGAAGAGATAAGCACCACTGTGCGGGATTCCGCAGAAAACATAAGCGATTCGTCCGTTAAGGCCGAACACACACTTATGATGTCTAAAGAAGGTCTGGCGGTAATGCAGGAGACAACGGCCATATCAACCGAGGTGGGCGGAATTGTTAACGTGCTTGCAACGGAGATGACAGAGCTTCTGAACTCATCAAGAGAGGTCGGCGATATCGTTATGGTTATCACCGACATAACCGAGCAGACAAACCTGCTGGCTCTGAACGCCGCAATAGAGGCCGCAAGAGCGGGCGAAGCGGGCAGAGGATTCTCTGTTGTCGCAGACGAGGTTCGCAAGCTGGCCGAGAAGACCAACGAATCCGCATCGAACATATCCACGGTGGTAAAGGCCATGCAGGGCAAGGTTCAGAATGCTGTGGACAAAGCCGAAGACATGATGAGCAAGGTTAACGTTCAGCTGAGCAAGGTGAACGAGGCAAACGAAAAATTCGCCACCATCCAGTCGTCAGTCGAGGATCTCAGCTCCATCATGACCCATATATCCTCATCCGTTCAGCAGCAGTCGGCGGCTATGACCCAGATTGCGGCGAATATTGACGAAGTGGCCAGAATGAGCGATGCCAACTCCGGCGGCATAGATACCATGGTGGGCGGCGTTGAGACAGTGGTCGGGCTTCTGGACGAATCTGAGAAGGAACTGAAAAAGTTCACCCTCCAGTCGGCCGTTCTGCCCATAATCCATGCTAAGGTCAGCCATGTTCTGATGATGAAAAACATCTATCACGGCGCAATGTATAAACAGCCCATAAACATCCCCGGCTATGACTCATGTGAGTTCACAGCATTCTACAGAGGCACGGGCAGGGAAACTTTCGGCAGCGACCCCTACTATTCCGAAATAGACTCGGTGCACCGTAATCTCCACGATCAGGCGGAAAGGATGAAATCCAGAATAGCCAGAGGGGAGAACGTTACGGACGACCTGAACAGTCTTCAACAGGAGACGGAAAAACTCATCAGCCTTATGAACGGGCTGATAGAGAGATACATATAA
- a CDS encoding hydrogenase small subunit has protein sequence MLSRRDFIKRCRDISVAVFGAEIFAADIAEGFMKIAASKRPQIAFVQGQSCTGCTVSMTYGNETDFIDFVTRLVRVQVHPNLSFSQGHGYMQLLDSVTSAGGHVLVLEGSIPARMKKACLLGEEPLYNALKKHLEKASAVVACGTCACSGGIPASGRNETGSIDIAQYMRQVGINKPLIKIPGCPIQPDRLMGTVAYIVATGRLPEMKNNIPVKYFGDLIHNNCHRFQYFSQDIYLKDFNTDKHSCLLKKGCRGTITKSDCPTRRWNGGVNVCVESNTPCVGCVNEKWPFKENIYYESRNIEDLPWNDFKKNVLGRGGK, from the coding sequence ATGCTGAGCAGAAGAGATTTCATAAAAAGATGCAGAGATATATCAGTTGCTGTGTTCGGTGCGGAGATTTTTGCGGCGGACATAGCGGAAGGTTTCATGAAGATAGCGGCCTCAAAGCGTCCCCAGATAGCTTTCGTTCAGGGGCAGAGCTGCACCGGCTGCACAGTCTCAATGACATACGGCAACGAAACCGACTTCATAGATTTTGTCACACGTCTGGTGCGTGTTCAGGTGCACCCCAACCTGTCTTTCAGTCAGGGGCACGGATACATGCAGCTGCTGGACAGCGTGACATCCGCAGGAGGCCACGTTCTGGTACTGGAGGGAAGTATCCCCGCCAGAATGAAAAAAGCCTGTCTGCTGGGCGAAGAGCCCCTCTACAACGCATTGAAAAAACATCTTGAGAAGGCATCCGCCGTCGTTGCCTGCGGAACCTGCGCCTGCTCCGGCGGCATACCCGCCTCAGGCAGAAACGAAACAGGTTCGATAGACATCGCCCAGTATATGCGTCAGGTGGGCATCAACAAACCCCTGATAAAAATACCCGGCTGCCCCATACAGCCCGACAGGCTCATGGGCACAGTGGCATATATTGTTGCCACAGGCAGACTGCCGGAAATGAAAAACAATATCCCCGTGAAATACTTCGGCGACCTTATCCACAACAACTGCCACAGATTCCAGTATTTCTCGCAGGATATATACCTTAAAGACTTCAACACCGACAAGCACTCCTGTCTGCTGAAAAAAGGATGCAGGGGAACTATAACAAAATCCGACTGCCCCACCAGAAGATGGAACGGCGGCGTGAACGTCTGCGTTGAGAGCAACACCCCCTGCGTGGGCTGTGTCAACGAGAAATGGCCGTTCAAAGAGAACATCTATTATGAGTCACGGAACATCGAAGACCTTCCGTGGAACGACTTTAAGAAGAATGTACTCGGGAGGGGCGGCAAATGA
- a CDS encoding nickel-dependent hydrogenase large subunit, whose product MSTLLSVDPVSRIEGHMSVETAVEGGRVSKVRIAGNMYRGMERLLFNRHPVDSARIAQRICGVCHEVHGISSVMALEQIFKVTPPANGQVLRDMILGLHIVTDHLLHFYNLCSPDYIDYAAAAGYSGRDANLKNISDWISSSGTMFVINKTPGDYIRDKEVARRFALHYFEALKIRAEAASGLALIGGKVPFIHALLPGGITTEITTDTLMKYYHVLTKTADFVNNSFIPDVMVLAERYPEYFRIGEAYNTFYAHTSLKSKKGWLFNSGVIVDGQKQPFDYKKVKELLNSSFYNPDGSPNESAKGAYSWIKAPRYNGFPLETGPLARMAVNNDQGFRQFLARFGQSSIRSSVMGRLLARAYESRLLCNYLFERSEEFVIGKSTINHVDLQANVTGEGIGFSLAARGALVHHIKAYNGKVTDYRMIVPSTWNFGPTAGGKHGVAEKSILGTPVRFGGESGSIEVGRVIRSYDPCTACSVH is encoded by the coding sequence ATGTCTACTTTATTGTCTGTTGACCCCGTCAGCCGCATTGAGGGTCACATGAGCGTCGAAACGGCTGTGGAGGGCGGGAGAGTCTCCAAGGTCAGGATCGCCGGAAATATGTACCGCGGTATGGAAAGACTTCTTTTCAACCGTCACCCTGTGGATTCAGCCCGAATTGCCCAGAGGATATGCGGTGTATGCCACGAGGTACACGGAATCTCCTCCGTAATGGCTCTTGAGCAGATATTCAAGGTCACCCCGCCTGCAAACGGTCAGGTGCTCAGGGACATGATTCTTGGTCTTCATATCGTAACAGATCACCTTCTTCATTTTTATAATCTCTGCTCACCGGACTACATTGACTATGCGGCGGCGGCAGGCTATTCCGGCAGAGACGCCAACCTTAAAAACATATCCGACTGGATAAGCTCGTCGGGTACAATGTTCGTCATAAACAAAACTCCCGGCGACTATATCAGAGACAAAGAGGTGGCACGACGCTTTGCCCTCCACTATTTCGAGGCACTGAAGATCCGTGCCGAAGCGGCATCCGGTCTGGCTCTCATAGGCGGCAAGGTTCCGTTCATCCATGCTCTGCTCCCCGGAGGGATTACAACGGAGATAACCACCGACACTCTGATGAAGTACTACCACGTCCTCACAAAAACGGCGGATTTCGTGAACAACTCTTTCATCCCCGACGTTATGGTGCTGGCGGAACGCTATCCGGAATATTTCAGGATAGGCGAGGCATACAACACCTTCTATGCCCACACATCGCTCAAATCGAAAAAAGGCTGGCTGTTCAACTCCGGCGTTATCGTTGACGGGCAGAAACAGCCCTTTGACTATAAAAAGGTAAAGGAACTTCTGAACTCATCGTTCTATAACCCCGACGGAAGCCCAAACGAGTCCGCAAAGGGCGCATACAGCTGGATAAAAGCTCCCAGATACAACGGATTCCCCCTTGAAACAGGCCCCCTCGCCCGAATGGCTGTGAACAACGATCAGGGATTCAGGCAGTTTCTGGCACGTTTCGGTCAGTCGTCCATCCGCTCATCGGTGATGGGCAGACTTCTGGCAAGGGCATACGAATCACGTCTGCTCTGCAACTATCTGTTCGAGCGTTCCGAGGAGTTTGTCATAGGCAAATCCACAATCAACCACGTTGACCTTCAGGCAAACGTCACAGGCGAAGGCATAGGCTTTTCGCTGGCGGCCAGAGGTGCTCTGGTGCACCACATAAAGGCATACAACGGAAAAGTAACAGACTACAGGATGATAGTCCCCTCCACATGGAACTTCGGCCCCACAGCGGGCGGGAAGCACGGCGTGGCGGAAAAATCCATTCTGGGCACTCCGGTGCGTTTCGGCGGCGAGAGCGGCTCAATTGAGGTGGGCAGAGTTATCAGAAGCTATGACCCCTGCACCGCCTGCTCGGTACATTGA
- a CDS encoding helix-turn-helix domain-containing protein, with translation MSKQNIQNSTLLLHIGETVKLIRKQKKLSQEKLAEMADLHTTTISEIECGKSNLTILSLERIAGALNCSIISFFPGGHNSDDNAFHEQIKRLIANHHQMKPKEKPVHNNVVKAIADAFEPKE, from the coding sequence ATGAGCAAGCAAAACATACAAAACTCAACACTTTTACTGCATATCGGGGAAACGGTAAAACTGATTAGAAAGCAGAAAAAGCTTTCTCAGGAGAAACTTGCAGAAATGGCAGATCTGCACACAACAACCATCTCCGAAATTGAATGCGGGAAAAGCAATCTGACTATTCTCAGTTTGGAAAGAATAGCAGGTGCGCTTAACTGTTCCATTATTTCTTTTTTCCCGGGCGGGCACAACAGTGATGACAATGCGTTCCACGAACAGATCAAAAGACTGATCGCAAACCACCACCAGATGAAGCCGAAAGAGAAGCCTGTCCACAACAATGTGGTGAAGGCTATAGCTGATGCCTTTGAACCGAAGGAGTGA
- a CDS encoding HAMP domain-containing methyl-accepting chemotaxis protein, giving the protein MLKNMKLSKKLLLGFGVVLGLLVVISLLSFSKMLSISKQVEKRDMYSKVEELLYEARLNQTKFIMNNDDSFIDAVLKNLDDAVRISDVDLVKYAGVQDAERLKEITGKISGYRDNFNSYVGEVRKQRELRIHLNESAENVFTIADSVGSDSIIKNLLQMRLYAFRYIMTQTDDLFSGQQASYKKAHDIALAGGDSAEMKKLTASLEEYDADFHNLADSLKKQHEYQKVLIESAVTAQKICAEASGVERAAMDASIKTAMVFVGIFSLIAVISGIVIGLIITRSVTVPMNKAVVFANSLADGDFTVELDIRQKDEIGQFALALENMKHRLKGVIEGIVHSSNSLASGSTELAGTTEELSATFTDQTGQVSGVASAVEQISASSSQVLVSINDVTTKSKAAKELTDEGKTCILTANRVMNHIQESVGSLTRTVDGLEKSSQEIGSILLVINDIADQTNLLALNAAIEAARAGEHGRGFAVVADEVRKLAERTQKSIQEIEQIISTFIVETSKTNEDMQSAGHSVSEGVEKLATTDDIFKKIVRAVEEINSASLMITSAVEEQVSAINNINDNTQVISSGLEQSSAALVQVSATISDLQRQADEQMSVTGMFRIN; this is encoded by the coding sequence ATGTTGAAAAACATGAAATTGTCGAAAAAACTTCTTCTTGGTTTTGGCGTGGTGCTCGGTCTGCTGGTGGTTATCAGCCTTCTGAGCTTCAGCAAAATGCTGTCCATTTCAAAGCAGGTTGAAAAGCGTGATATGTATTCAAAGGTTGAAGAACTGCTGTATGAAGCGAGGCTGAACCAGACAAAGTTCATTATGAACAATGACGACAGCTTCATTGATGCTGTTTTGAAAAATCTGGACGATGCGGTCAGGATTTCCGATGTGGATCTGGTTAAATATGCCGGTGTGCAGGATGCAGAAAGGCTGAAGGAGATAACCGGAAAAATAAGCGGTTACAGAGACAACTTCAACAGCTACGTAGGCGAGGTCAGGAAACAGCGGGAACTGCGCATTCATCTTAACGAGTCTGCTGAGAACGTTTTTACCATAGCCGACAGCGTCGGTTCGGACAGTATAATCAAAAATCTTCTCCAGATGCGGCTCTATGCTTTCAGATATATCATGACTCAGACGGACGATCTTTTCAGCGGTCAGCAGGCGAGTTATAAAAAAGCTCACGACATCGCTCTTGCCGGAGGGGATTCGGCGGAGATGAAAAAGCTGACGGCTTCTCTTGAGGAGTACGATGCAGATTTCCACAATCTTGCGGACAGCCTGAAAAAACAGCATGAATATCAGAAAGTGCTTATTGAAAGTGCGGTAACGGCGCAGAAGATATGCGCCGAGGCTTCGGGAGTCGAAAGGGCGGCAATGGACGCATCCATAAAAACCGCAATGGTCTTTGTGGGCATCTTTTCGCTCATAGCGGTTATAAGCGGAATAGTTATCGGACTTATAATAACAAGGTCGGTCACAGTACCTATGAACAAGGCTGTGGTGTTTGCCAACTCTCTGGCCGACGGAGATTTCACGGTGGAGCTTGACATAAGGCAGAAGGACGAGATAGGCCAGTTTGCGCTTGCACTGGAAAACATGAAACACAGGCTGAAAGGGGTCATAGAGGGGATCGTGCATTCGTCAAACTCGCTCGCATCAGGCAGTACGGAGCTGGCGGGCACAACGGAAGAACTCTCCGCAACCTTCACCGACCAGACAGGACAGGTCAGCGGGGTGGCTTCGGCGGTTGAGCAGATAAGCGCATCATCCTCGCAGGTGCTGGTATCCATAAACGATGTCACAACAAAGTCGAAAGCGGCGAAGGAACTGACCGACGAAGGAAAAACATGCATCCTGACTGCAAACAGGGTGATGAACCATATTCAGGAGAGCGTGGGCAGCCTCACCAGAACTGTTGACGGACTTGAGAAGTCGTCTCAGGAGATAGGCAGCATTCTGCTTGTGATAAACGATATAGCCGATCAGACGAACCTGCTGGCTCTTAATGCGGCCATAGAGGCGGCGAGGGCAGGGGAACACGGCAGAGGTTTCGCCGTTGTTGCGGACGAGGTTCGCAAGCTGGCGGAGCGCACCCAGAAGTCAATTCAGGAGATAGAGCAGATTATTTCAACCTTCATAGTGGAAACCTCAAAGACAAACGAAGATATGCAGAGCGCAGGACACAGCGTTTCGGAAGGGGTAGAAAAGCTGGCCACCACTGATGATATTTTCAAAAAGATAGTCAGGGCGGTTGAAGAGATAAACAGCGCAAGCCTGATGATCACCTCCGCCGTGGAGGAGCAGGTTTCTGCGATAAACAATATTAATGATAACACTCAGGTGATCTCATCGGGGCTGGAGCAAAGCTCGGCTGCTCTGGTTCAGGTCAGTGCGACCATCTCCGACCTGCAAAGGCAGGCCGACGAGCAGATGAGCGTCACCGGAATGTTCAGGATAAACTGA
- a CDS encoding 2-hydroxymuconate tautomerase family protein, which yields MPYVNIKITKEGVTKEQKDELIRRATQMLVDVLNKNPETTVVVIDEVDTDNWGIGGIAVTERRKMKK from the coding sequence ATGCCGTATGTAAACATCAAGATAACAAAAGAGGGCGTTACCAAGGAGCAGAAGGACGAGCTTATCAGAAGGGCAACCCAGATGCTTGTGGATGTTCTGAACAAGAACCCCGAAACAACGGTTGTTGTTATCGACGAAGTGGATACCGACAACTGGGGGATAGGCGGAATAGCGGTCACCGAGCGGCGCAAAATGAAGAAATAG